One genomic window of Arachis stenosperma cultivar V10309 chromosome 10, arast.V10309.gnm1.PFL2, whole genome shotgun sequence includes the following:
- the LOC130956196 gene encoding probable Histone-lysine N-methyltransferase ATXR5: MAPATSPARSAKRLIGFSRRTQAIHPHGQQSPCGPPAKKYKSMADIMARAPYAVVEREDYGDLSCEQCGSGERPEELLLCDKCDRGFHMKCARPIVVRVPIGSWLCPECVGSNNRQRRIKSFSQRKLIDFFGIQRSDNDHVRAASSQDAKKRRRRSRPLVMHKRRRRLLPFIPSEDSNQRNKQMNSLATALSALHMDFSDDLRYLPGMAPRSANQAILEDGGMQILSKEDMETLEHCRAMSRRGECAPFLIVYDAREGYTVVADAPIKDLTFIAEYTGDVDYLKNRESDDCDSMMTLLLSSDHSQSLVICADKRGNIARFINGINNHTPEGRKKQNCKCVRYNVNGECRVLLVATRDISKGERLYYDYNGYEHEYPTHHFV, from the exons ATGGCTCCTGCCACCTCACCGGCGCGGTCGGCCAAGAGGCTCATCGGCTTTAGCCGCCGGACGCAGGCAATTCACCCGCACGGTCAGCAGTCGCCGTGCGGGCCGCCGGCGAAGAAGTACAAGTCGATGGCGGACATAATGGCGAGGGCGCCGTACGCCGTCGTGGAGCGCGAAGATTACGGCGACCTCAGCTGCGAGCAATGCGGCTCCGGCGAGCGGCCGGAGGAGCTGCTTCTCTGCGACAAATGCGACAGAGGGTTCCACATGAAATGCGCGAGGCCTATCGTCGTTAGGGTTCCTATTGGATCCTGGCTTTGCCCTGAATGCGTTGGAAgcaacaacagacagagaagAATAAAAA GCTTCTCGCAGCGTAAGTTAATTGATTTCTTCGGGATTCAGAGGAGCGACAATGATCACGTTAGAGCTGCTTCTTCTCAAG ATGCTAAGAAGCGTCGAAGACGATCACGCCCTCTGGTTATGCACAAGAGAAGGAGGAGATTATTACCATTTATTCCTTCAGAAGATTCGAACCAAAGAAATAAACAGATGAATTCACTTGCTACTGCTTTATCAGCATTGCATATGGATTTTAGCGATGACCTCAGATACTTGCCTGGAATGGCTCCTAGATCTGCTAATCAAGCCATATTAGAAGATGGTGGCATGCAG ATTCTTTCAAAGGAAGATATGGAGACCTTGGAACACTGCAGAGCTATGTCTAGAAGAGGCGAATGTGCCCCCTTTCTAATTGTTTATGATGCACGCGAAGG CTATACTGTGGTGGCTGATGCTCCAATCAAGGATTTGACATTTATTGCGGAATACACGGGCGATGTGGATTACCTTAAGAATCGAGAAAGTGATGATTGTGACAGTATGATGACCCTTCTTTTATCAAGTGATCATTCTCAAAGTCTTGTCATCTGTGCTGATAAACGCGGAAACATTGCTAGGTTTATTAATGGCATCAACAATCATACTCC GGAAGGTAGGAAGAAGCAGAACTGTAAATGTGTGAGATACAATGTTAACGGTGAATGCAGGGTCCTTTTGGTTGCTACTCGTGATATTTCTAAGGGCGAGAGGCTTTATTATGATTATAATGGTTATGAGCATGAATACCCCACACATCATTTTGTCTAA
- the LOC130957427 gene encoding uncharacterized protein LOC130957427, whose protein sequence is MTRGGGKGRGGGGGGRERGTASHCHWISPHRLASAAPRLATSASPPYVVTSASASHFASAFLLSVSVCVGVGGGCGGGAGGGCGAGAGVGGGGGGGGHCVGSGKDYDG, encoded by the exons atgaCGCGGGGTGGGGGGAAGGGGAGAGGGGGAGGAGGAGGGGGAAGGGAAAGGGGGACGGCGAGCCACTGCCATTGGATTTCGCCTCACCGCCTCGCTTCTGCCGCCCCACGCCTCGCCACCTCCGCCTCGCCGCCTTACGTCGTCACCTCCGCCTCCGCCTCACACTTTGCTTCTGCTTTCTTGCTTTCTGTTTCTGTTTG tgttggtgttggtggtggtTGTGGTGGTGGTGCTGGTGGTGGTTGTGGTGCTGGTGctggtgttggtggtggtggtggtggaggaggtcaTTGTGTTGGTAGTGGTAAAG ATTATGATGGATAA